From Verrucomicrobia bacterium S94, the proteins below share one genomic window:
- a CDS encoding haloacid dehalogenase type II — protein MKPRFCRCLFGRRINRCPCSDNPGKSGEQYAAPKVIIFDVNETLLSLDPLKKSVGEALGGREDLLPLWFSTMLHYSLVETLSDSYHSFGEIGTAALMMVAETQDIEMTVDEAREAIIPPLRSLPPHPDVLEGLKALKQDGRFKLVTLTNSNDAGARTKLTKAGLVDQFDALYTVEALRKYKPHPDTYRMVLDDLGLQPEDVLMVAAHAWDLAGADNVGLQTAFIARPGKTLYPNAARPDYVVNNLSELASILLNTSSTKGKTYESF, from the coding sequence ATTAAACCCAGGTTTTGCCGGTGTCTTTTTGGCCGCCGCATTAACCGTTGCCCGTGCTCAGATAACCCCGGAAAATCAGGAGAACAGTATGCCGCCCCCAAGGTTATTATTTTTGATGTTAACGAAACGCTGCTGAGCCTGGATCCGCTGAAGAAATCGGTGGGTGAAGCCCTCGGCGGCCGGGAGGATCTGCTGCCGCTCTGGTTTTCAACGATGCTGCACTATTCACTGGTGGAAACGTTGTCGGATAGCTATCACAGTTTTGGAGAAATCGGGACGGCTGCGCTGATGATGGTGGCTGAAACCCAGGACATAGAAATGACGGTTGATGAAGCCCGGGAGGCCATCATTCCGCCGCTCCGTTCGCTGCCGCCGCATCCGGATGTGCTGGAAGGATTGAAGGCGCTCAAGCAGGACGGGCGGTTTAAACTGGTCACACTGACCAACTCCAATGATGCCGGAGCACGAACCAAATTAACCAAAGCCGGCTTAGTCGATCAATTTGACGCGCTCTACACCGTTGAGGCGCTCCGGAAATATAAACCCCATCCGGATACGTATCGTATGGTGCTCGACGATCTCGGCCTGCAACCGGAAGACGTGCTGATGGTGGCCGCGCATGCCTGGGATCTGGCGGGTGCGGATAACGTCGGCCTGCAGACCGCTTTTATCGCGCGGCCGGGAAAGACCCTTTATCCGAATGCCGCGCGGCCGGATTATGTCGTGAACAATCTGTCTGAACTCGCGTCTATCCTCCTGAACACCTCTTCAACGAAAGGAAAAACTTATGAATCATTTTGA
- a CDS encoding NADP-dependent oxidoreductase, with protein sequence MTQSKTSNRRILLNARPHGAPKPTDFRLEETEVPMPGKGEVLLRTLYLSLDPYMRGRMSEGPSYAPPVELNAVMIGGTVSRVEQSRHPDYSEGDLVLGYSGWQDYAVSDGTGLMKLDSGMERPSLALGMLGMPGFTAYMGLLDIGRPQPGETVAVAAATGAVGSVVGQIAKLKGCRVVGIAGGAEKCSIAVEELGFDACIDHRADDLNEQLAAVCPDGIDVYFENVGGRVFDAVLPLLNTKARVPLCGLIAHYNDTELPPGPNRLPLLTKTLLIKRIKMQGFIIFDDYAPRYPEFAAEMTEWVKAGKIKVREDMIDGLEHAPEAFIGLLEGRNNGKLVIRVADPSWI encoded by the coding sequence ATGACACAAAGCAAAACATCCAACCGCCGGATTCTCTTGAATGCCCGCCCCCATGGTGCCCCCAAACCGACGGACTTTCGTTTGGAAGAAACAGAAGTTCCAATGCCTGGAAAAGGGGAGGTGCTGTTGCGCACCCTTTATCTGTCGCTGGATCCCTACATGCGCGGCCGGATGAGCGAAGGGCCGTCTTATGCGCCGCCGGTTGAGCTCAATGCCGTCATGATCGGCGGTACGGTCAGCCGTGTGGAGCAGTCCCGGCATCCGGATTATAGTGAGGGCGATCTCGTGCTCGGTTACAGCGGCTGGCAGGACTATGCTGTTTCGGACGGTACCGGGCTGATGAAGCTCGATTCGGGGATGGAGCGCCCGTCGCTGGCGCTCGGTATGCTGGGCATGCCGGGGTTCACCGCCTATATGGGGCTGCTCGATATCGGACGGCCGCAGCCCGGCGAAACCGTGGCTGTGGCTGCTGCCACCGGTGCGGTTGGATCGGTCGTCGGACAGATTGCCAAACTCAAGGGCTGCCGTGTGGTCGGCATTGCCGGCGGCGCTGAAAAGTGCAGCATCGCTGTTGAAGAACTCGGATTTGACGCGTGTATCGATCATCGCGCTGACGATTTGAACGAACAGCTTGCCGCAGTCTGTCCGGACGGGATCGATGTCTATTTTGAAAATGTCGGCGGCAGAGTTTTTGATGCCGTTCTTCCGTTACTCAATACGAAAGCACGCGTTCCGCTTTGCGGCCTGATTGCCCATTACAACGATACCGAACTGCCACCCGGTCCGAACCGTCTGCCGTTGCTGACGAAAACGCTTCTGATCAAGCGCATAAAAATGCAGGGCTTCATAATTTTTGATGACTACGCTCCGCGCTACCCCGAATTTGCCGCCGAAATGACCGAATGGGTTAAGGCCGGTAAGATCAAGGTTCGCGAGGATATGATTGATGGGCTTGAGCATGCCCCGGAAGCGTTTATCGGGCTGCTGGAAGGCCGGAATAACGGGAAGCTCGTTATCCGCGTTGCGGACCCTTCCTGGATCTGA
- a CDS encoding carboxymuconolactone decarboxylase family protein, producing the protein MSTFKIHTIKSAPEESKPMLEEAQRTFGMVPNLLAVLAEAPGVLDAYTQLHSLFEHSSFNAEELTVVWQTINVEHECHYCVPAHTAIAGMMQVDPVITEALRNETELPTEKLQVLRETTLSLVRNRGRLTDDEMEAFFAAGYTQRQLLEVVLGLSQKIISNYVNHLAHTPVDEPFQKLIWEKKK; encoded by the coding sequence ATGAGCACGTTTAAAATTCATACAATCAAGTCCGCACCGGAAGAGAGTAAGCCGATGCTGGAGGAGGCGCAGCGAACATTCGGCATGGTGCCGAATCTGCTGGCGGTACTGGCGGAAGCGCCCGGTGTGCTGGATGCGTATACGCAACTGCACAGCCTTTTTGAGCATTCATCGTTCAATGCGGAAGAGCTGACGGTGGTGTGGCAGACGATCAATGTGGAACATGAGTGTCACTACTGTGTTCCGGCGCATACGGCGATTGCGGGCATGATGCAGGTTGATCCGGTCATTACGGAGGCGCTGCGGAACGAGACGGAGCTGCCGACCGAAAAGCTGCAGGTGCTTCGTGAGACCACGTTGTCCTTGGTCCGGAACCGCGGACGGCTGACTGATGATGAAATGGAGGCCTTTTTTGCTGCGGGTTACACGCAGCGTCAGCTGCTGGAAGTGGTACTCGGTCTGTCGCAGAAAATCATCAGCAACTATGTGAATCACCTTGCGCACACGCCGGTCGATGAACCGTTTCAGAAGCTGATCTGGGAGAAGAAAAAATAA
- a CDS encoding 2-dehydropantoate 2-reductase yields MVNVRRRERCGAISKTGKLMKIGIIGAGALGCYYGAKLARSGAAVHFIARGATLQALRSKGVTVHRDDGPFSVSDFLATDRADNVGPVELLIVATKSYAFEAIAPVLRALKGPDTIVLPLQNGVDSAERLGALAGSEHILGGLTYLPVSTITPGVVRQSGVEKPILLGPLNEADEAAGRTALSVLQKANIAAERPADIRVALWMKYMLAICTMGVQSVTGCSIGPTREDPDTRAMYLACLREVDTVARAGGVNLPDDAQENAMRTIDSYPPAVKASMLQDLECGKPLELEAMHGTLVRLGKTYGVETPVNQFIYAALKLRAGGSVGSAAGK; encoded by the coding sequence ATGGTGAATGTCCGCCGGAGGGAACGGTGCGGCGCAATAAGCAAAACGGGAAAACTTATGAAAATAGGAATCATTGGAGCGGGTGCGCTGGGCTGTTATTACGGCGCGAAATTGGCGCGCAGCGGAGCGGCCGTTCATTTTATCGCCCGCGGCGCAACGCTTCAGGCACTGCGCTCGAAGGGCGTGACGGTTCATCGCGATGACGGGCCGTTCAGCGTTTCCGATTTCCTTGCGACCGACCGGGCGGATAACGTCGGGCCGGTGGAGTTATTGATCGTTGCGACCAAAAGCTATGCCTTTGAAGCAATCGCCCCGGTGTTGCGCGCACTCAAAGGTCCCGACACCATTGTTCTTCCCCTGCAGAACGGAGTCGACAGCGCCGAACGCCTTGGAGCGCTCGCTGGTTCTGAACATATTCTGGGTGGACTGACTTATTTACCCGTCTCAACCATAACTCCCGGCGTGGTGCGGCAATCAGGCGTTGAAAAACCGATACTGCTCGGTCCACTGAATGAGGCCGATGAAGCGGCCGGCCGGACCGCCTTGTCCGTATTGCAAAAAGCGAATATCGCGGCCGAACGTCCCGCCGATATTCGCGTTGCGCTCTGGATGAAATACATGCTGGCCATTTGCACCATGGGCGTCCAGTCGGTCACCGGATGTTCCATCGGGCCAACCCGCGAAGATCCCGACACGCGGGCGATGTACCTCGCCTGCCTGCGTGAAGTGGACACCGTCGCCCGGGCGGGCGGCGTCAACCTGCCGGACGACGCACAGGAAAACGCGATGCGCACCATTGATTCATATCCTCCCGCAGTCAAAGCGTCCATGCTTCAGGATCTGGAGTGCGGCAAGCCGCTGGAACTTGAAGCGATGCATGGAACGCTGGTGCGGCTCGGTAAAACATACGGTGTAGAAACGCCTGTGAATCAGTTTATTTATGCCGCTCTCAAACTCCGTGCCGGCGGTTCCGTCGGAAGTGCTGCAGGCAAATAA
- a CDS encoding DsbA family oxidoreductase gives MCAAIKVDILSDVVCPWCVIGFRRLEKAIADRGMEKAVQFEWHPFELNPDMPPEGENLLVHMARKYGSVPEQGHRFRAELAERGAELDFTFRFFDDMNIVNTRDAHILLDYAKGQGRQTELQRRLFAAYFSEYKDIADREVLKGELEQLDFNAGEALRVLRDDEIRQRIRGQEKFWVERGVSGVPTMIFNQAVVLNGAQPASVYGDILDDFRGQF, from the coding sequence ATGTGTGCAGCAATTAAAGTGGATATTCTTTCGGATGTGGTCTGTCCGTGGTGTGTGATCGGTTTCCGGCGATTGGAAAAAGCGATTGCGGATCGGGGCATGGAAAAGGCGGTTCAATTTGAATGGCATCCGTTTGAGCTAAACCCCGACATGCCGCCCGAAGGGGAAAATCTGTTGGTGCACATGGCACGGAAATATGGGTCGGTCCCGGAGCAGGGACATCGCTTTCGTGCGGAGCTGGCCGAACGCGGGGCTGAGCTGGATTTTACGTTCCGCTTTTTCGATGACATGAACATTGTCAATACGCGGGATGCCCATATCCTGCTCGATTATGCAAAAGGGCAGGGGCGTCAGACGGAGTTGCAGAGGCGTCTGTTTGCCGCCTATTTTTCGGAGTATAAAGATATCGCCGACCGGGAAGTGCTGAAGGGTGAGCTGGAGCAACTGGATTTCAATGCCGGTGAGGCCTTGCGGGTCTTGCGGGATGATGAGATCCGACAGCGAATTCGCGGGCAGGAGAAATTCTGGGTTGAACGGGGCGTTTCCGGCGTGCCCACCATGATCTTTAATCAGGCGGTCGTACTCAACGGTGCACAGCCGGCTTCCGTATATGGCGATATACTGGATGATTTCAGGGGGCAGTTTTAA
- a CDS encoding iron-containing alcohol dehydrogenase produces MNHFDFYNPTRILFGENRTASIDEHIPGDARVMVLYGGESARRTGTLDEVRQALEGRPAVEFGGIEANPQFETLMRAVETARAERVDFLLAVGGGSVIDGTKFVAAAIPFEGDPWSILTEHGANVHSAMPFGTVLTLPATGSEMNHGAVVTRAALHAKLAFMSPHVFPQFSVLDPTKTYTLPQRQLSNGVADAFVHIVEQYLTRPAGAMVQDRFAEGLLQTLVELAPQVKEGENDYTVRANFMWTTTWALNGMIGAGVPQDWATHMIGHELTALYGIDHARTLAVVLPSLLREQRAAKAEKLLQFAERVWHINEGDADARIDEAIVKTEAFFEGLGLSTHLGAYDLGEEAIDAVVEQLEAHGMTSLGEQQDITPAVSRRILQRSLKA; encoded by the coding sequence ATGAATCATTTTGACTTTTACAACCCGACCCGGATTCTTTTCGGGGAAAACCGCACGGCTTCGATCGATGAACATATTCCGGGTGACGCCCGCGTGATGGTACTTTACGGCGGCGAGAGCGCACGGCGTACCGGTACGCTCGACGAAGTGCGCCAGGCACTGGAAGGGCGTCCTGCAGTCGAGTTCGGCGGCATTGAGGCAAACCCGCAGTTTGAGACCCTGATGCGGGCTGTGGAAACCGCCCGGGCGGAGCGTGTCGATTTTCTGCTGGCGGTCGGTGGCGGTTCCGTGATTGACGGCACCAAATTTGTGGCTGCGGCCATTCCGTTTGAAGGCGATCCCTGGAGCATTCTGACCGAGCACGGCGCCAACGTGCATTCGGCTATGCCTTTCGGTACTGTGCTGACCCTGCCTGCCACCGGTTCGGAAATGAATCACGGAGCGGTAGTTACCCGGGCGGCACTTCATGCCAAACTGGCTTTTATGAGTCCGCATGTGTTTCCGCAGTTCTCCGTGCTGGATCCGACCAAAACCTACACGCTGCCGCAGCGGCAGCTATCTAACGGGGTGGCAGATGCGTTTGTACATATTGTGGAGCAGTATCTGACCCGGCCCGCCGGGGCCATGGTGCAGGATCGTTTTGCTGAAGGGCTGCTGCAGACTTTGGTCGAACTGGCTCCGCAGGTTAAAGAGGGTGAGAATGACTACACGGTACGAGCCAATTTTATGTGGACCACCACCTGGGCGCTGAACGGCATGATCGGCGCCGGCGTGCCGCAGGACTGGGCCACGCATATGATCGGTCACGAGCTGACCGCATTGTACGGTATCGATCACGCCCGGACGCTGGCGGTTGTTCTTCCGTCGCTGCTGCGCGAACAGCGCGCTGCCAAAGCGGAAAAACTGCTGCAGTTTGCCGAACGGGTATGGCATATCAATGAAGGCGATGCCGACGCCCGCATCGATGAAGCCATCGTAAAAACAGAAGCTTTTTTTGAAGGCTTAGGACTTTCTACGCATCTGGGTGCATATGATCTCGGTGAAGAGGCGATTGATGCTGTTGTTGAACAGCTGGAAGCGCACGGCATGACTTCGCTGGGCGAACAGCAGGACATTACACCTGCCGTCAGCCGGCGGATTCTCCAGCGCAGCCTGAAAGCATAA
- a CDS encoding TetR/AcrR family transcriptional regulator, producing the protein MAKAQFDRNEVIENAIRLFWQHGYSASSMQQVVKATGLQPGSIYLAFKNKEGLYREALDAYAANSKKRIKAALEGPDGMLKGICTVLESMIEQSTKEDYNSCFLIKTQLELAAEGNSLHELASEKLDEIEALFRSYLEQEFDTETARKRAASIMVHIFGLRVYGYKDNAAERMRESLRQGLPWLPWNQTGS; encoded by the coding sequence ATGGCCAAGGCGCAATTTGATCGGAACGAAGTCATAGAGAATGCAATCCGGCTGTTCTGGCAGCACGGCTACAGCGCATCGTCCATGCAGCAGGTAGTCAAAGCCACCGGTCTTCAGCCGGGCTCCATCTACCTGGCCTTCAAAAACAAAGAGGGCCTCTACCGGGAAGCACTCGATGCCTATGCCGCAAACTCAAAAAAGCGGATCAAAGCCGCGCTTGAGGGACCGGACGGCATGCTCAAAGGAATCTGCACGGTGCTGGAATCGATGATCGAGCAATCCACGAAGGAAGATTATAACAGCTGTTTCCTGATCAAAACCCAGCTCGAACTGGCCGCCGAAGGCAACTCGCTGCACGAACTGGCCTCGGAAAAACTCGATGAAATCGAGGCTCTCTTCCGCAGTTACCTCGAACAGGAATTCGACACCGAAACCGCAAGGAAACGAGCCGCCTCCATTATGGTTCATATTTTCGGACTGCGCGTGTACGGCTATAAAGACAATGCCGCCGAACGCATGCGCGAAAGTCTGCGCCAGGGCCTACCCTGGCTCCCCTGGAATCAAACCGGCAGTTAA
- a CDS encoding SDR family NAD(P)-dependent oxidoreductase: MGISIENKVALVTGANRGIGRAIVESFINHGAEKVYLAVRRPESTAELEAQYGDKVVTIRADVADKVSIEALAKQAADVDVVVNNAGIAIPNSRVLDERAEPNLVDELQVNVFGLLNVAHAFAGILEKNNGALVQLNSVASFRDFADIATYSASKAAAYSLTQALREDLSKKGVQVVSVHPGGVVTDMAEACDVTTSTPASVVGEALVDALANGDFFVYPDPGGQMIGAAYQHFADEIVMADFS; the protein is encoded by the coding sequence ATGGGAATTTCTATTGAAAATAAAGTCGCGCTGGTGACCGGGGCCAACCGGGGCATCGGCAGGGCGATTGTCGAATCATTTATCAACCACGGTGCAGAGAAGGTTTATCTGGCGGTTCGCCGTCCGGAATCGACCGCGGAACTGGAAGCGCAGTATGGCGACAAGGTGGTAACCATCCGCGCGGATGTGGCTGATAAGGTTTCGATCGAGGCGCTGGCCAAACAGGCCGCGGATGTGGATGTGGTGGTCAATAATGCCGGGATTGCGATTCCGAACAGCCGGGTGCTTGATGAACGTGCCGAACCCAATCTGGTTGATGAGCTGCAGGTCAATGTATTCGGTCTGCTGAATGTGGCACACGCTTTTGCCGGCATACTGGAAAAAAATAACGGGGCGCTGGTTCAGCTGAATTCGGTGGCGTCGTTCCGCGACTTTGCCGACATCGCAACCTATTCCGCCTCCAAGGCGGCGGCGTATTCGCTGACCCAGGCACTGCGTGAAGATCTGAGCAAAAAGGGCGTACAGGTGGTCAGTGTACACCCCGGCGGCGTGGTAACGGATATGGCGGAAGCCTGCGATGTGACGACTTCGACTCCGGCTTCGGTGGTCGGAGAAGCCTTGGTGGATGCGCTGGCTAACGGCGACTTTTTCGTCTACCCCGACCCGGGAGGGCAGATGATCGGCGCGGCCTATCAGCACTTTGCGGACGAAATTGTTATGGCCGACTTTTCATAG